From a single Nicotiana tomentosiformis chromosome 2, ASM39032v3, whole genome shotgun sequence genomic region:
- the LOC138906077 gene encoding uncharacterized protein gives MAEEFKKLIGRVQSVEGGKGIEGLSYEDLCIQPDVELPEGYKPPKFEMFDGTSDQKVHLRTYCDKLVGVGKDERIRMKLFMRSLTRDSLSWYISQNPKKWVNWVSMASDFMDRFRFSIENAPDIFYIQNLKKKPTETFREYATRWRSEAAKAKETTPNIRNNPLPDHRGEEVNVIDTDKEWDPDGSVGLIRKGDDPKTSPVTLTPIVVQTQAPIDVEVAAPAPFEVELTTPFTVMVTPTPSYKSNAIPWDYVAEARRKGKAKIEETGAAQGMTRTGRVYIPEHLGGTSKEAASKPTIIETGSDDLWRKVQASEYSVVDHLNKTPAQISILSLLQNSETHRNALMKVLSEAYVPTNITSGEMANMVGQVLESHKITFHEDELPPEGLSHNRALHITVQFEDKFITRVLIDGGSSLNICQLTTLKRLGKDLYEIRAGSMNVKAFDGSQRATIGEVNLSLQMGPT, from the exons atggcagaaGAATTCAAGAAGCTCATTGGCAGAGTTCAGAGTGTCGAAGGTGGAAAGGGCATCGAAGGTTTGAGTTATGAGGACTTGTGCATTCAACCAGATGTAGAAttgccggagggttacaaacctcccaaattTGAAATGTTCGACGGAACTAGTGATCAGAAAGTGCATCTAAGAACATACTGTGACAAACTTGTGGGGGTTGGAAAAGATGAACGAATTCGTATGAAGCtattcatgaggagcctcactaGAGATTctttgtcttggtacatcagtcagaacccaaagaagtgggttaattgggtgagcatggcgtcagatttcatggatcggttcaggttcagcatagaaaatgcaccagacattttctacattcaaaatctcaagaagaaaccaacggAAACctttcgcgagtatgctactcgatggagGTCTGAAGCTGCGAAA gcaaaggagacTACACCTAATattcgtaacaatcctctcccagatCATAGAGGTGAGGAAGTAAATGTGATAGATACCGATAAAGAATGGGATCCGGATGGGTCAGTTGGACTCATTCGAAAGGGGGatgatcctaaaacatctccagtcaccctcACACCCATTGTAGTCCAAACTCAGGCACCGATTGATGTTGAGGTAGCCGCACCGGCGCCATTTGAAGTCGAGTTGACCACACCCTTCACTGTAATGGTAACACCTACGccatcttataagtctaatgccataccatgggattatgttgcggaagcaagaaggaaaggaaaagcaaaaatagaAGAAACAGGTGCAGCACAAGGCATGACTAGAACCGGTAGGGTTTACATACCCGAGcacttgggaggaacaagcaaagaagctgcATCTAAGCCGACTATCATTGAGACAGGCTCGGAcgacctttggagaaaggtgcaagcaagtgAATACTCTGTGGTTGACCATCTGaacaaaactcctgctcagatatccattttatcaTTGCTACAAAACTCCGAGAcacataggaatgccctgatgaaggtgctgagtgaagcctatgtacccaccaacatcactagtggggaAATGGCTAACATGGTGGGGCAGGTATtggaaagccacaaaatcacttttcatgaagacgagctgccaccggaaggactaagtcacaacagggcactacatatcacagtgcaatttgaggacaaATTCATCACCAGAGTACTGATAGATGGGGGCTCGAGTCTCAATATATGTCAATTAACTACACTGAAGAGGTTGGGTAAAGACCTatacgagatacgagcaggaagtatgaatgtgaaggcgtttgatggatctcaaagggccacaattggagaggtcaacctcagcctacagatgggcccaacctag
- the LOC138906078 gene encoding uncharacterized protein, whose translation MGRKLRFIDTMTQVGLFPADSATSQVGGGAQTPTAQAPGNASAVYRTPGTLSVGGAQLVAVVAPEPRSVADGDPHKLLDRWTRLHPLIFRGERHEDPEDFIDRCRDRLHNMRILESNGVDFTTFQLEGRARRWWQSYLLGRLAGSPPMTWDQFSQLFLDRYIPPSQKEELQGQFEQLKQGQMPVTDYDARFSELSRDALMILPTNVERVRRFVVGLHFGIRASMAREVEMRTNYQLVVEIARRIEGYRLRGREQMQQDKSTHFYGVFRGAPARGRVQQGHQPIIVAPAIQPPRGGGQTGRGRPRGGGQEEGGQPVIVQPGGGQPAGAPTRFYDFPAIPDAVASYAVITGIISICDRDALILFDPGSTYSYVSSLFAHFLDIPRDSSGTLVYVSTPVGDSVVVDRIYRSYVVTFRGYETRADLLLLDVTAFEVILGMDWLSLYHAILDCHANIVTLAIP comes from the exons atgggccgtaagCTGCGGTTCATAGACACTATGACTCAggttggtttatttccagcagactcagccacatctcaggtgggagggggagcacagacccctactgcccaGGCCCCGGGGAATGCATCTGCAGTATATCGGACTCCGGGTACACTGTCCGTAGGTGGTGCCCAACTAGTTGCAGTGGTTGCACCTGAGCCTAGATCAGTCGCGGACGGTGATCCGcataagctattggacagatggactaggctacaccctcttATCTTCAGGGGTGAGAGGCATGAGGATCCCGAGGACTTCATTGaccgttgcagggacagactgcacaacatgaggatattggagtctaatggggtggatttcactactttccagctggagggcagggcccgcagatggtggcagtcttatctacTTGGTAGACTagcgggttctcctcccatgacttgggaccagttttcaCAGCTTTTCttagacaggtatattccaccctctcaaaaGGAAGAGTTGCAaggtcagttcgagcagctcaaGCAGGGTCAGATGCCAGTGACCGATTATGatgcgagattctctgagttgtctcgcgatgcacttatgatacttcctaccaatGTAGAGAGAGTGCGGAGATTTGTTGTAGGGTTGCACTTCGGTATTAGGGCTAGTATGGCCCGGGAGGTGGAGATGCGTACTAAttatcagctagtagtggagattgctcggaggattgagggctaccgcctgaggggtagagagcagatgcagcaggacaagagTACCCATTTCTATGGAgtgtttagaggtgccccggctaggggcagag tacagcagggtcatcagCCCATAATTGTAGCACCAGCCATCCAACCGCCCAGAGGTGGGGGACAGacgggtaggggccgtcctagaggtggggGCCAGGAAGAGGGAGGTCAGCCAGTTATTgttcagccaggtggaggccagccagccggTGCTCCAACTAGATTCTATGATTTTCCTGCCATACCAGATGCGGTGGCCTCATATGCCGTGATCAccggtattatttctatttgcgatAGGGatgctttgatattatttgatccagggtctacttattcatatgtatcatctctgtttgctcatttcttggaTATTCCTCGTGACTCCTcaggtactcttgtttatgtgtccactcctgtgggcgactCTGTGGTTGTGGATAGGATCTATCGGTCCTATGTGGTCACATTCcgtggttacgagactagagcggaCCTTCTGTTACTTGATGTGACCGCCTTTGAggtcatcttgggcatggactggttatccctatatcacgccatccttgattgtcatgccaatatTGTTACCTTAGCAATACCATaa